In Vicugna pacos chromosome 1, VicPac4, whole genome shotgun sequence, a single window of DNA contains:
- the ADAMTS1 gene encoding A disintegrin and metalloproteinase with thrombospondin motifs 1 — translation MQRAVPAGFRRRTAGGDMGNKARWSRGWQPTPPLLLLAAAAALLVVPGALGRPAEEDEELVLPALHRDPGHMTAHLRLDAFGRQLHLELQPDRAFLAPGFTLQTVGRRPGPNASRADPAGDLAHCFYSGTVNGDPSSAAALSLCEGVRGAFYLQGEEYFIQPAPAAATVRLAPAASGEEPPARPQFHLLRRRRRGGGGAKCGVLDDETQLARGAGSEGEDAAAQWPPRDRAPQRAGQPTGTGSLRKKRFVSSPRYVETMLVADQSMAEFHGSGLKHYLLTLFSVAARLYKHPSIRNSVSLVVVKILVIYEEQKGPEVTSNAALTLRNFCNWQKQHNPPSDRDAEHYDTAILFTRQDLCGAQTCDTLGMADVGTVCDPSRSCSVIEDDGLQAAFTTAHELGHVFNMPHDDAKQCASINGVNRDSHMMASMLSNLDHSQPWSPCSASMITSFLDNGHGECLMDKPQSPIQLPSDLPGTLYDANRQCQFTFGEESKHCPDAASTCTTLWCTGTSGGLLVCQTKHFPWADGTNCGEGRWCVNGKCVNKTDKKHFDTPVHGSWGPWGPWGDCSRTCGGGVQYTMRECDNPVPKNGGKYCEGKRVRYRSCNIEDCPENNGKTFREEQCEVHNEFSKASFGSGPAVEWTPKYAGVSPKDRCKLICQAKGIGYFFVLQPKVVDGTPCSPDSTSVCVQGQCVKAGCDRIIDSKKKFDKCGICGGNGSTCKKISGSVTSARPGYHDIITIPTGATNIEVKQRNQRGSRNNGSFLAIKAADGTYILNGDFTLSTLEQDITYKGSVLRYSGSSAALERIRSFSPLKEPLTIQVLTVGNALRPKIKYTYFVKKKKESFNAIPTFSEWVIEEWGECSKSCGLGVQRRLVECRDINGQPASECAKEVKPASTRPCADLPCPHWQLGEWSPCSKTCGKGYKKRTLQCLSHDGGVLAHESCDPLKKPKHYIDFCMMAECS, via the exons ATGCAGCGAGCGGTCCCTGCAGGGTTCCGAAGGCGCACGGCAGGAGGCGACATGGGGAACAAGGCGCGGTGGTCTCGGGGCTGGCAGCCTACGCCCCCGCTGCTACTGCTCGCCGCGGCCGCAGCGCTGCTCGTGGTGCCCGGCGCGCTCGGGCGCCCCGCGGAGGAGGACGAGGAGCTGGTGCTGCCGGCCCTGCATCGCGACCCGGGACACATGACCGCGCACCTCCGCCTGGACGCTTTCGGCCGGCAACTGCACCTGGAGCTGCAGCCCGACCGCGCCTTCCTGGCTCCCGGCTTCACGCTCCAGACCGTGGGGCGCAGACCCGGGCCCAACGCGTCGCGCGCTGATCCCGCCGGCGACCTGGCGCACTGCTTCTATTCTGGCACGGTCAACGGCGACCCCAGCTCCGCCGCTGCTCTCAGCCTCTGCGAGGGCGTGCGCGGCGCCTTCTACCTGCAGGGCGAAGAGTACTTCATCcagcccgcgcccgccgccgccacaGTGCGCCTCGCCCCTGCCGCCTCCGGGGAGGAGCCGCCCGCGCGGCCCCAGTTCCATCTCCTGCGGCGCAGGCGACGGGGCGGCGGCGGTGCCAAGTGCGGGGTCCTGGACGACGAGACCCAGCTCGCGAGGGGCGCCGGGTCGGAGGGCGAGGACGCCGCGGCTCAGTGGCCGCCGAGGGATCGGGCGCCACAGCGCGCGGGACAGCCAACAG GAACTGGAAGCCTAAGAAAGAAGCGATTTGTGTCCAGCCCCCGCTATGTGGAGACGATGCTTGTGGCCGACCAGTCCATGGCAGAGTTCCACGGCAGCGGTTTAAAGCACTACCTTCTCACCTTGTTCTCGGTGGCGGCCCGGTTATACAAACACCCCAGCATTCGGAATTCAGTTAGCCTGGTGGTGGTGAAAATCTTGGTCATTTATGAGGAACAGAAGGGGCCAGAAGTGACTTCCAACGCTGCTCTCACTCTGCGGAACTTCTGCAACTGGCAGAAGCAGCACAACCCGCCCAGTGACCGGGATGCAGAGCACTATGACACGGCGATTCTTTTCACCAGACAG GACCTGTGTGGGGCCCAGACGTGTGATACTCTTGGGATGGCGGATGTTGGAACCGTGTGTGATCCTAGCAGAAGCTGCTCGGTCATAGAAGATGATGGCTTACAAGCTGCCTTCACCACAGCCCATGAATTAG GCCATGTGTTCAACATGCCACATGATGATGCGAAGCAGTGTGCCAGCATTAATGGTGTCAACCGGGATTCCCACATGATGGCGTCAATGCTTTCCAACTTGGACCACAGCCAGCCCTGGTCTCCCTGCAGCGCCTCCATGATTACATCATTTCTGGATAATGGTCATG GAGAATGTTTGATGGACAAGCCCCAGAGCCCCATACAACTCCCCTCAGACCTCCCTGGGACCTTGTATGATGCCAATCGGCAGTGCCAGTTTACATTTGGGGAAGAGTCTAAACATTGCCCGGATGCAGCCAGCACGTGCACGACCCTCTGGTGCACCGGCACGTCTGGTGGATTGCTGGTGTGCCAAACCAAACACTTCCCATGGGCTGACGGCACCAACTGTGGAGAGGGGAGATGGTGTGTCAACGGCAAGTGTGTGAACAAGACGGACAAGAAGCATTTCGAT ACTCCTGTTCACGGAAGCTGGGGACCATGGGGACCCTGGGGAGACTGTTCCAGAACGTGTGGGGGAGGAGTTCAGTATACAATGAGGGAATGCGACAATCCAGTCCCGAAGAACGGAGGGAAGTACTGTGAGGGCAAGCGTGTGCGCTACAGGTCCTGCAACATTGAGGACTGTCCAGAGAATAACG gaAAAACCTTTAGAGAGGAACAGTGTGAGGTGCATAATGAGTTCTCCAAAGCTTCCTTTGGAAGCGGGCCTGCGGTGGAGTGGACGCCCAAGTACGCTGGGGTCTCACCAAAGGACAGGTGCAAGCTTATCTGTCAAGCCAAAGGCATTGGCTACTTCTTCGTTTTGCAGCCCAAG GTGGTCGATGGTACCCCGTGTAGCCCAGATTCCACTTCTGTCTGCGTGCAAGGGCAGTGTGTAAAAGCTGGTTGCGATCGCATCATAGACTCCAAAAAGAAGTTCGATAAATGTGGTATTTGTGGAGGAAATGGATCTACATGCAAGAAGATATCCGGATCAGTTACTAGTGCAAG ACCTGGCTATCATGATATCATCACAATCCCAACGGGAGCCACAAACATCGAGGTGAAACAACGGAACCAGAGGGGCTCCAGAAATAATGGAAGCTTCCTTGCCATCAAAGCTGCCGATGGCACGTATATCCTGAACGGTGACTTCACTTTGTCCACTTTAGAGCAAGACATCACATACAAAGGTAGCGTCTTGAGGTACAGCGGCTCCTCGGCAGCGCTGGAAAGAATTCGAAGCTTTAGCCCGCTCAAGGAGCCCTTAACCATCCAAGTCCTGACAGTGGGCAATGCCCTCCGACCTAAAATTAAATACACCTATTTcgtgaagaagaagaaggaatctTTCAATGCCATCCCTACCTTCTCGGAATGGGTCATTGAGGAGTGGGGGGAGTGTTCCAAGTCATGTGGACTGGGCGTGCAGAGAAGGCTGGTGGAGTGCCGAGACATCAACGGGCAGCCGGCTTCCGAGTGTGCAAAGGAAGTGAAGCCAGCCAGCACCAGACCTTGTGCAGacctgccctgcccccactggCAGCTGGGGGAGTGGTCACCATGTTCCAAGACTTGCGGGAAGGGTTACAAAAAGAGAACCTTGCAGTGTCTGTCCCATGATGGGGGGGTGTTGGCTCATGAGAGCTGTGATCCTTTAAAGAAACCTAAACATTACATAGACTTTTGCATGATGGCAGAATGCAGTTAA